The following proteins come from a genomic window of Alosa sapidissima isolate fAloSap1 chromosome 20, fAloSap1.pri, whole genome shotgun sequence:
- the zgc:152774 gene encoding MORC family CW-type zinc finger protein 3 isoform X2: MARLSEHGIRLSSMSPSYLNSNSTSHTWPFSAVAELVDNASDPGVTAKKIWIDVVQVKDQQCLAFTDNGSGMTPNKLHKMLSFGFTEKGSVKGSHQPIGVYGNGFKSGSMRLGLDALIFTKNGGCQSVGMLSQSFLQAIKAQAVVVPIAPFNQQTKALVVTDDSEASLNAILTHSLLNNEEELHQQLDTIPGKKGTKILIWNIRRNQDGKPEFDFDTDEHDIRLPDIQSVEMEKKKKKSYSGPRRTDQIIPEMDYSLRAYLSILYLKPRIQIILRQRKVHTKLVAKNLSMIENDVYKPHFINERVRITFGFNRKNKDHFGIMMYHKNRLIKSYEKVGCQIKSSGQRSGVGVIGVIECNFLKPAHNKQDFEYTKEYRLTLAALGLKLNDYWREKKEKKAKERAFNVLCKHSTEEDEEEEEEEEEEIGKEEVAWLQCEDCLKWRGVPAHLLSGSAPDRWTCSQHPITRNRSCDLPEEAEETEEELAPSYEKTVKKQDQVRVRKRGKSQEERKRGRRPLARGLSRTDSAKQETENEEEEEEEEEEEEEEEEEAKEEEDMEEKIQIIGTKERRTYSNKRKSLELQNEMSKKLCSEKQPEHAAPDREKKERTEEATEASESKPESSQPSADEQAQAVAPPQSPQGRSLSGGGVWSHAPMVPPGSHTPASAQTVVVPPLSRTGQQKVGSLAQEELDRSILSQRLGQLEREAKRLRRKLGLNSSMAEAAEAAQVAVSGGQPEGQQQGLTVPSEALVSGQNNVENKSVPPAESVCATPDMESTVPTIDLTTTGQLLMELTAGKQTDAAKENDQTTMPQKSVAQMGQQGEQQSSPTDELFNKKYPATQLQQPLLTEVQRLKKEKEALLTRLKQTERRERQTRDQSTSTQLDSVVTMERLRTMRRNVVALLSSILPHLDLQGISYDTGDVDSILQQIIEANSL, encoded by the exons ATGGCGAGGTTAAGCGAACATGGGATTCGCTTAAGTTCT ATGAGTCCGTCTTACCTGAACAGCAACTCAACAAGTCACACATGGCCCTTCAGTGCAGTTGCAGAACTAGTAG ACAATGCTTCAGACCCAGGTGTCACTGCTAAAAAGATTTGGATAGATGTAGTCCAAGTAAAGGACCAGCAGTGTTTGGCATTCACAGATAATGGCAGTGGGATGACCCCCAACAAACTGCACAAAATGCTAAG TTTTGGCTTTACCGAGAAGGGCTCTGTGAAGGGCAGCCACCAGCCCATCGGTGTCTATGGTAACGGCTTCAAGTCGGGCTCCATGCGCCTGGGTCTGGATGCCCTCATCTTCACCAAGAATGGGGGCTGCCAGAGCGTGGGCATGCTCTCTCAGAGCTTCCTGCAGGCCATTAAGGCCCAGGCTGTGGTGGTGCCCATTGCGCCATTCAACCAGCAGACCA AGGCGTTAGTAGTGACCGACGACTCGGAGGCCAGCCTCAACGCCATCCTTACACACTCCCTCCTCAACAACGAGGAGGAGCTACACCAGCAGCTGGACACCATCCCTGGGAAGAAGGGCACCAAGATTCTCATTTGGAACATCCGAAG GAACCAAGACGGGAAGCCGGAGTTTGACTTTGATACGGACGAGCACGACATCCGACTGCCAGATATCCAGAGCGTGGagatggagaagaagaagaagaagagctaCTCGGGCCCCCGCCGGACCGACCAGATCATCCCAGAGATGGACTACTCTCTCAGG gcaTATTTGAGTATTCTTTACCTGAAGCCAAGGATTCAGATCATTCTCAGACAGCGGAAAGTTCATACCAAACTGGTGGCGAAAAACCTGTCCATGATTGAGAATGATGTCTACAAGCCACACTTTATT AACGAGCGAGTCAGAATCACCTTCGGTTTTAACCGCAAGAACAAGGACCACTTTGGCATTATGATGTACCACAAGAACCGACTAATCAAGTCCTATGAGAAAGTGGGCTGCCAAATCAAA TCCTCAGGCCAACGGTCCGGAGTCGGAGTCATCGGAGTGATCGAGTGTAACTTCTTAAAGCCAGCTCACAACAAGCAGGACTTTGAGTACACCAAAGAATACAG ACTGACGCTAGCAGCTCTGGGACTCAAGCTCAACGACTACTGGcgagagaagaaggagaagaaagccAAAGAGAGAGCGTTTAATGTGCTGTGCAAGCACAGCactgaggaggacgaggaggaagaggaggaggaagaggaggaaattggaaaaga agaggTGGCGTGGTTGCAGTGTGAAGATTGTTTGAAGTGGCGGGGAGTGCCGGCCCATCTTCTCTCTGGATCAGCTCCTGACAGATGGACCTGCAGCCAGCATCCAATCACACGTAACAG GAGCTGTGATCTGCCGGAGGAAGCGGAGGAAACAGAAGAGGAGCTAGCCCCCAGCTACGAGAAGACCGTCAAAAAACA GGATCAGGTccgtgtgaggaagagagggaagtctCAGGAG gagaggaagagaggccgGCGCCCCCTGGCTCGAGGCTTGTCCCGGACTGACTCGGCAAAGCAAGAGACGgagaatgaggaggaggaggaggaggaggaggaggaagaagaagaggaagaggaggaagccaaagaggaggaggatatgGAGGAAAAAATTCAAATCATAGGGACCAAAGAGAGAAGGACATACAG CAACAAGAGGAAATCTTTGGAGCTTCAAAATGAAATGAGTAAAAAGTTATGTTCAGAAAAGCAGCCTGAACACGCCGCTCCagacagagaaaagaaggagaggaCCGAAGAGGCCACAGAGGCCAGTGAGAGCAAACCTGAGTCCTCACAGCCCTCTGCCGACGAGCAGGCCCAGGCCGTCGCTCCGCCACAGTCGCCGCAGGGCCGGTCACTGTCTGGCGGCGGTGTGTGGTCACACGCGCCCATGGTGCCCCCGGGGTCGCACACGCCTGCCTCGGCCCAGACGGTGGTGGTGCCGCCACTGAGCCGTACGGGTCAGCAGAAAGTGGGCTCGCTGGCCCAGGAGGAGCTGGACCGCTCCATCCTCTCGCAGAGGCTGGGCCAGCTGGAGCGCGAGGCCAAGCGCCTGCGCAGGAAGCTGGGCCTGAACAGCTCGATGGCAGAAGCAGCGGAGGCTGCCCAGGTGGCAGTCAGCGGCGGTCAGCCGGAGGGTCAGCAGCAGGGTCTGACCGTTCCGAGCGAGGCACTGGTCTCAGGCCAAAATAATGTGGAAAACAAGAGTGTGCCCCcagcagaaagtgtgtgtgccaCACCAGATATGGAAAGCACAGTGCCAACTATTGACCTGACAACCACGGGGCAATTGTTGATGGAGCTCACTGCAGGAAAGCAAACAGATGCAGCAAAG GAGAATGACCAGACGACGATGCCTCAGAAGAGCGTCGCTCAGATGGGTCAACAGGGAGAGCAGCAGTCCAGCCCCACGGATGAGCTGTTCAACAAAAAGTACCCCGCCACGCAGCTGCAGCAGCCCCTGCTCACCGAGGTGCAGCGGCtgaagaaggagaaagaggcgCTGCTGACCAGACTAAAGCAGaccgagaggagagagagacagacgcgAGACCAGAGCACCAGCACTCAACTTGACAG CGTTGTCACTATGGAGCGCCTGCGTACCATGAGGAGAAACGTGGTGGCTCTTCTGTCCTCCATACTGCCCCACCTGGACCTGCAGGGAATCAGTTACGACACGGGCGACGTGGACAGCATCCTTCAACAGATCATTGAGGCCAACAGCCTTTga